From Pseudobacteriovorax antillogorgiicola, the proteins below share one genomic window:
- a CDS encoding motility protein A: MDLSSLLGPIVALGMIIAGMVAKHATDLIPQIAINPPSVFIVIGGTFGALLVAYPLPDFINAFKAIGTWLKNPEADRDAILEQILDLAQVARKESILALEKKRDGITFDPLKNAVKMAVDGTDPHVLTETLETQAHFAMEEGEVFVKFWEDFGALAPTVGILGAVIGLMKVMNVLDQPELIGPGISVAFVATLYGVGFANIWGIPVGKKLKRKLILQNYAYEMVIIGIEGILSGLNPKVIEEKLRIFTSKAGGEDG, encoded by the coding sequence ATGGATCTATCGAGCCTCTTGGGGCCCATTGTCGCACTCGGCATGATTATCGCTGGCATGGTTGCTAAGCATGCGACTGACCTCATTCCACAAATTGCAATCAACCCACCATCTGTGTTTATTGTAATTGGTGGCACCTTTGGGGCGTTATTGGTCGCTTATCCCTTACCCGACTTTATCAATGCCTTCAAAGCTATCGGCACCTGGCTCAAAAATCCTGAAGCGGACCGGGATGCTATTTTAGAGCAAATCCTTGACCTAGCTCAGGTGGCTCGAAAAGAGTCCATTCTAGCCCTGGAGAAAAAGCGCGATGGTATTACGTTTGATCCTTTAAAAAACGCGGTGAAGATGGCGGTGGATGGTACGGACCCTCATGTTTTGACTGAGACCCTAGAAACCCAAGCTCACTTTGCCATGGAAGAGGGTGAAGTTTTTGTCAAGTTCTGGGAAGATTTTGGTGCCTTGGCTCCAACGGTTGGTATTTTGGGTGCTGTTATTGGTTTGATGAAGGTTATGAATGTTCTCGATCAACCAGAGCTTATCGGGCCTGGTATATCTGTGGCATTCGTTGCGACTCTATACGGAGTAGGATTCGCCAATATTTGGGGCATTCCCGTTGGCAAGAAGCTTAAACGAAAGCTAATTCTCCAAAACTATGCCTATGAAATGGTGATTATCGGCATTGAGGGTATTCTTTCGGGCTTAAATCCAAAAGTGATAGAAGAAAAACTAAGAATCTTCACGTCGAAGGCTGGTGGTGAAGATGGCTAG
- a CDS encoding tetratricopeptide repeat protein, giving the protein MQRLVFLLFSLFASEMVLAQRPIVPLNYSSRYVPMLDESLRDPMLVKNLVRDDLGFEHIMQDINLQRQELPTARGLRRLELLESLYLKYQNLSYFLIDVKEGRTTVTANYSPIDSKITNVQKNANYYAVELARFTKSNTQRARAFYHLYTNRYLTSSAKGSSVRSLKKVQNHLNGYLKRRVTFLEGMYMAEYKNPDKGIKLIRSVIGSMPVRGGISGRLVIAKKLAGLNLRGRRVRKTDSSYRKYLAAAAYRSRNLGRKEKSAVFSYTLGVWRSAEGRNASWASYPFKISHFSDLPESYGMIERIAISDMKSKDYRKAISKYSVLSNKLAGSPYVEKIDMRIINLYEKRYSHHKTGIAMQKILAQYQTKYSKQESSKNYRTIRAKHAQLINRELAKGLRTKTTANVRNAAIAAAYRYLQKFASDGEKITIESKIAKIYARAGQHQKAVKIYMALKDKASGKQSFNFLNLAIASQRTLAHWPAAAPWNGINKARPQNRTTLLAMMELKYQSTQAWADLAHIGLLKINLNRGPEAFSDWLAKIKTNPKGRHPQLATGFMALAYKGAKQWQSLEDLSRLAMELRITPKFKGKTYSAYILLADALFFGGKELFAKNDWQNAIAKLKEFTDIYVKDRRRAEGFFVLAQAYHNNANHPESIETLMTLVNTYPNNSMEQQALLFGGEWSIPMAYEEQTIFFYQRFVNKYPHNRKTLEVRRILADLYIGREIYGYAARIYQDQSKDNRVPPEERLRAALAVMDIEARHGEVRHAKWGARQVKKMGSHDHDAMATVYSFETKIAARGNNLKEVRRLESKINRLSLNQRSVREALAQARLILAQADSKRTKAEFFNLGLTDPQKVLDKQYALFSDVKKKFDAVCEIGESSFCAPAMMILSETTKNTLTAIEDISIPQTLDESIVSKFEERKLGIIAYLDKVSREADAQALGITEEGQTTPDWSREVQWTNDEQLEFDQTNSTAGNGFVQWSPVMEKASDDFGADVGDSSW; this is encoded by the coding sequence ATGCAACGATTAGTCTTTTTACTCTTTAGCTTGTTCGCTAGCGAAATGGTGCTAGCCCAGCGACCGATAGTTCCTCTGAACTATTCAAGTCGCTACGTCCCCATGCTGGATGAATCTCTACGAGACCCCATGCTGGTTAAAAACTTGGTGCGCGACGACCTTGGCTTCGAGCACATCATGCAAGATATCAATCTTCAAAGACAAGAACTTCCTACTGCGAGGGGCCTGAGACGCCTAGAGCTGCTGGAAAGCCTTTATCTAAAGTATCAAAATTTATCCTACTTTCTGATTGATGTAAAAGAAGGCAGAACAACAGTCACAGCTAACTACAGCCCTATCGACTCAAAGATTACAAATGTCCAAAAAAATGCAAACTACTATGCTGTTGAACTAGCTCGGTTTACCAAGAGCAATACCCAAAGAGCACGAGCTTTCTATCATCTCTACACGAATAGGTACCTCACAAGCAGTGCTAAAGGATCATCGGTACGCTCCCTTAAGAAAGTTCAAAACCATTTGAATGGCTACCTCAAGCGTCGCGTGACCTTCCTAGAAGGTATGTATATGGCTGAGTACAAGAACCCTGATAAGGGTATCAAACTCATCCGGAGTGTGATCGGCTCAATGCCTGTGCGTGGTGGTATTTCAGGACGACTGGTCATTGCTAAGAAGCTGGCCGGACTAAACCTTCGGGGCAGACGGGTCCGTAAGACAGATTCTTCATACCGAAAGTACTTAGCAGCCGCTGCTTATCGCTCGCGAAACTTAGGCCGCAAAGAAAAAAGCGCCGTTTTTTCTTATACTCTTGGCGTCTGGCGCAGTGCTGAGGGACGAAACGCATCTTGGGCATCATACCCATTTAAAATCAGCCACTTCTCGGATTTACCTGAAAGTTACGGCATGATCGAGCGAATTGCCATCAGTGATATGAAGTCGAAAGACTATAGAAAAGCGATTTCTAAGTATAGTGTGCTTTCAAACAAGTTAGCTGGTAGCCCATATGTTGAAAAAATCGACATGAGAATTATTAATCTCTATGAGAAGCGCTATAGCCACCACAAGACAGGCATAGCAATGCAGAAGATCCTTGCTCAGTACCAAACAAAGTATAGCAAGCAAGAAAGCTCAAAGAATTACCGAACCATTCGCGCGAAGCACGCTCAGCTGATCAATCGCGAGCTTGCCAAAGGACTTCGTACCAAGACCACTGCCAATGTTCGTAACGCTGCCATCGCTGCGGCCTACCGATATCTCCAGAAATTTGCTTCCGATGGTGAAAAAATCACAATCGAATCAAAGATCGCAAAGATCTATGCCAGGGCTGGCCAGCATCAAAAGGCTGTGAAAATCTATATGGCACTGAAAGATAAGGCTTCAGGTAAGCAATCCTTTAATTTCCTAAATCTAGCCATTGCATCCCAGAGAACTCTTGCTCACTGGCCGGCCGCTGCACCTTGGAATGGCATAAACAAGGCTCGTCCACAGAACCGGACAACGCTCCTGGCTATGATGGAACTAAAATACCAAAGCACCCAAGCTTGGGCCGACCTAGCTCATATTGGTCTTCTTAAAATCAACCTCAATCGTGGTCCGGAAGCCTTCAGTGACTGGCTGGCAAAAATCAAAACCAATCCAAAAGGTCGACATCCCCAGCTTGCTACCGGTTTTATGGCGCTGGCGTACAAAGGTGCAAAACAGTGGCAGTCTTTGGAAGATCTTTCACGCCTTGCCATGGAACTCCGTATTACACCTAAATTTAAGGGCAAGACTTATAGTGCCTACATCCTGCTTGCTGACGCTCTATTCTTCGGCGGTAAGGAGCTTTTTGCAAAGAACGATTGGCAAAATGCCATTGCTAAGCTCAAAGAATTCACCGATATTTATGTGAAAGATCGCCGTCGAGCAGAAGGCTTCTTCGTGCTAGCACAAGCCTACCATAATAATGCAAATCACCCTGAGTCTATCGAAACATTGATGACTTTGGTGAATACTTACCCTAATAATAGCATGGAGCAACAAGCTCTCTTGTTTGGTGGCGAGTGGTCGATACCAATGGCTTATGAAGAACAGACAATCTTTTTCTACCAACGATTCGTCAACAAATATCCTCACAACCGGAAGACTCTAGAGGTGCGTCGCATTCTAGCTGATCTTTATATTGGTCGCGAAATCTACGGCTATGCGGCTCGCATCTACCAGGATCAGAGCAAGGATAATCGAGTTCCACCTGAGGAGCGCTTGAGGGCAGCCTTAGCCGTTATGGACATTGAAGCTCGCCATGGTGAAGTTCGCCATGCTAAATGGGGAGCGCGACAAGTCAAGAAAATGGGATCTCATGATCACGATGCCATGGCCACAGTCTACTCATTTGAGACTAAGATCGCTGCCAGAGGAAATAACTTAAAAGAAGTTCGACGACTGGAAAGCAAGATCAATCGACTTTCTCTCAACCAGCGGTCTGTACGTGAGGCATTAGCACAGGCTCGCTTGATCCTCGCACAAGCGGATAGCAAGCGAACAAAGGCAGAGTTCTTCAACCTAGGTTTAACAGATCCTCAGAAGGTCTTGGACAAGCAATATGCTTTATTCTCTGATGTGAAGAAAAAGTTCGACGCAGTTTGTGAAATCGGAGAATCCAGCTTCTGCGCACCTGCAATGATGATTCTCTCTGAAACAACTAAGAATACCTTAACAGCCATTGAAGATATTTCGATTCCACAGACGCTCGATGAAAGCATCGTCAGCAAGTTTGAGGAACGAAAGCTTGGCATTATCGCTTACCTTGACAAAGTATCCCGTGAAGCTGATGCCCAGGCCCTTGGAATTACCGAGGAAGGCCAAACAACCCCTGATTGGTCTCGGGAAGTTCAATGGACAAACGACGAACAACTTGAATTTGACCAGACAAATAGTACAGCAGGAAACGGCTTTGTGCAGTGGTCTCCTGTGATGGAAAAAGCTTCTGACGACTTCGGAGCAGATGTAGGAGACTCATCATGGTAA
- a CDS encoding tetratricopeptide repeat protein, translating into MVIKAFAFAIFSISFLTSCVTSSGDQETEQGSADIHVHQTSGQDILSELNRDQWINIRKTSNSDQMKLYSSLGTREWDVAINDARAYLENHPKDMVALQVLSIGLAMKQNFSLSAYYSRLIEKYHPGQLETANIQGLAILNQPGATFADFRRAMVKFEEAFEGNNREVASGLNLGHLHLEMGNGAAARDVFKIVQNRCGNCTAALLGFGVASSRIKDYEESKEAFETILDRDPDNLQAKYYIAIIENYGFQKKEKAVKILADVVDDKSTNDLDIKRRANFLMRRLEAQIYSEKKLREINLDHDEDAKDSAIVFQDEDEEASGTAEQEDISPSGIQSGGQSDSIMPANDSGLEDDLDL; encoded by the coding sequence ATGGTAATCAAAGCGTTTGCTTTCGCTATTTTTTCTATTAGCTTCTTAACTAGCTGTGTCACAAGCTCAGGTGATCAAGAAACTGAGCAAGGTTCCGCTGATATACATGTTCATCAAACCAGCGGCCAGGATATCTTGAGCGAACTGAATCGCGATCAGTGGATCAATATTCGAAAGACCAGCAACAGTGATCAGATGAAGCTTTATTCGTCTCTAGGGACCCGCGAGTGGGATGTTGCCATCAACGATGCGAGAGCTTACCTAGAAAACCACCCGAAGGATATGGTTGCTCTTCAGGTGCTATCTATTGGATTGGCAATGAAGCAAAACTTTAGCCTTTCGGCCTACTACAGCCGACTCATTGAAAAGTATCATCCTGGGCAACTAGAAACCGCCAACATCCAGGGACTCGCTATTTTAAACCAACCAGGAGCTACCTTCGCGGATTTTCGCCGGGCCATGGTTAAGTTTGAGGAAGCCTTCGAAGGCAATAACCGCGAAGTGGCAAGCGGCTTAAATCTCGGTCACCTTCACCTTGAAATGGGTAATGGTGCCGCTGCCCGTGACGTGTTCAAAATTGTCCAGAATCGATGTGGTAACTGCACCGCTGCCTTGCTTGGCTTCGGTGTAGCCTCCAGCCGAATCAAGGACTACGAAGAATCAAAAGAAGCCTTCGAAACCATCTTAGATCGTGACCCCGATAATCTGCAGGCGAAGTACTACATAGCTATTATCGAGAACTATGGTTTTCAAAAGAAGGAAAAAGCCGTCAAAATTTTGGCTGATGTGGTGGATGATAAATCTACCAATGACCTGGATATCAAGCGTCGAGCTAACTTTTTGATGCGACGTCTCGAAGCTCAAATATACTCTGAAAAGAAACTGAGAGAGATCAATCTTGATCATGATGAAGACGCCAAGGACTCCGCTATTGTCTTCCAGGACGAGGACGAAGAAGCTTCTGGAACTGCTGAGCAGGAAGATATCAGTCCTTCTGGAATTCAATCTGGCGGCCAGAGTGACTCCATCATGCCAGCCAATGACTCTGGTTTGGAGGATGACCTGGATCTCTAA